In a single window of the Limnochorda sp. L945t genome:
- the ispF gene encoding 2-C-methyl-D-erythritol 2,4-cyclodiphosphate synthase, with the protein MATGDAGGPSAPVPGAVRVGLGFDVHPLVPGRPLRLGGVEIPFPLGLAGHSDGDALLHAVIDGLLGAANAGDIGSLFPDTDTSIAGIDSREMLREAGRLVAERGWTVSFVDAVVVAAQPRLAPYREAMAAAIRESLNMPHLEVSVKGKSGQGLEPLEGGKAIACLATVTLVRQRPS; encoded by the coding sequence ATGGCAACCGGTGACGCGGGCGGGCCGTCCGCGCCCGTTCCGGGGGCGGTGCGAGTCGGCCTGGGCTTCGACGTGCACCCCCTGGTGCCGGGCCGGCCCCTGCGCCTCGGGGGGGTGGAGATCCCCTTTCCCCTGGGACTGGCCGGTCACTCCGACGGGGATGCCCTGTTGCACGCGGTGATCGACGGCCTGCTCGGAGCTGCGAATGCGGGCGACATCGGCTCCCTCTTTCCCGACACGGACACGTCCATCGCCGGGATCGACAGCCGGGAGATGCTGCGGGAGGCAGGCCGGCTGGTGGCGGAGCGGGGCTGGACGGTGAGCTTCGTCGACGCCGTGGTCGTGGCGGCACAGCCCCGGTTGGCGCCGTACCGGGAGGCCATGGCGGCAGCGATCCGGGAGAGCCTGAACATGCCTCACCTCGAGGTATCCGTCAAGGGGAAGAGCGGCCAGGGGCTCGAGCCCCTGGAAGGCGGCAAGGCGATCGCCTGCCTGGCGACCGTTACCCTGGTACGTCAGCGGCCATCTTGA